Proteins encoded within one genomic window of Humulus lupulus chromosome 1, drHumLupu1.1, whole genome shotgun sequence:
- the LOC133801390 gene encoding uncharacterized protein LOC133801390, which yields MLESSNQRQSRGCLQEEDFELNDEEYEQEVEAEKEMGRPSDPTKWWGSVTNLCSQGVQGDESDGMDTEEDLQSLGSDGEEVGPRKSKIHYNPRSNFKDFKFVLGMEFGTAKLLRTAIKEYFIESNREFKYVNKDMRRIRVKCKAKQCPWLLYASVSRADNTTFKVQTLVDNHNSGLVLNNSHADAPWLSKYFLEQFRINPDMKYKTFREMTTKTKYSHVSNWVFYRAKARAKILLEGSVSEQYAILEDYCKMILATNPGSTAIIKSNMVEGKRIFERVYICLKACKEGFRSGCRTLIGLDGCFLKGYCKGLLLAAVGIDATNSMYPIAYAVCEKENTNTWSWFLELLKEDLDIDRPSQFAMMSDRQKGLENAIASVF from the coding sequence ATGCTTGAAAGTTCTAATCAGAGGCAGTCAAGAGGGTGTTTGCAAGAGGAAGATTTTGAGTTAAACGATGAGGAGTATGAGCAAGAGGTTGAGGCAGAAAAAGAGATGGGTAGGCCATCTGATCCAACTAAATGGTGGGGCAGTGTGACAAATTTGTGCAGCCAAGGTGTTCAGGGAGATGAGTCAGATGGGATGGACACTGAAGAAGACTTGCAAAGTCTTGGAAGTGATGGTGAAGAGGTTGGGCCTAGGAAGTCAAAAATACATTACAACCCTAGGTCCAACTTTAAGGATTTCAAATTTGTATTGGGAATGGAATTTGGGACTGCAAAACTActgaggactgctattaaagagTACTTTATTGAAAGTAATAGAGAGTTTAAATATGTAAACAAAGACATGAGAAGAATTAGGGTCAAATGCAAAGCTAAACAATGTCCTTGGTTGTTGTATGCAAGTGTTTCAAGAGCTGACAACACTACTTTCAAAGTGCAGACTTTAGTAGATAACCACAACAGTGGTTTGGTCCTTAATAATAGTCATGCCGATGCTCCCTGGTTGTCTAAGTATTTTTTAGAGCAATTCAGAATCAATCCAGATATGAAGTATAAGACTTTTAGAGAGATGACAACTAAAACCAAGTACTCACATGTTTCGAATTGGGTATTCTACAGAGCAAAGGCCAGAGCAAAAATATTGCTTGAAGGTAGTGTCTCTGAGCAGTATGCTATCTTGGAAGACTACTGCAAAATGATATTGGCTACAAACCCAGGTAGCACTGCCATCATCAAATCAAATATGGTAGAAGGAAAAAGGATATTTGAGAGGGTATATATCTGCTTAAAAGCTTGTAAGGAAGGTTTCAGATCTGGCTGTAGAACACTCATTGGTCTTGATGGGTGCTTCCTCAAAGGGTATTGTAAAGGATTGCTTTTGGCTGCAGTAGGAATAGATGCAACAAACTCAATGTATCCTATTGCTTATGCAGTTTGTGAGAAAGAAAACACTAACACTTGGTCTTGGTTTTTAGAATTGTTGAAGGAAGATCTAGATATTGACAGACCTTCTCAGTTTGCTATGATGAGCGACAGGCAGAAAGGGTTGGAGAATGCTATTGCTTCTGTTTTTTAG